The region GGAATTTAAGAGATTATCTAAGAATCCTTAACAAAATTTTACCACAATCATTTACTATGCCAAATGCTGTGTAGCGTTGTTTTCCGTATTTTTGTTGTAAACAACAATTGTTTCAAACTCGCGTTGAAATAATTAAATCTCGATTATCGAGTTAAGTAAAATAAATTTATGCTTAAACAGCAATTAAATCTCAAATTATCCCAAAAGCTTTCCCCACAGCAAATTCAGCTGATGAAGCTTATACAACTCCCCACGCAGGCTTTTGAGCAGCGTATAAAGCAGGAACTGGAGGAAAACCCCGCTTTGGAGGATGGTAAAGTGGAAACCAAGGATGAGTATGAGGAATATGAAGACGATTATAGCGATGGGGAGCGTGAAGATGAAGGAACCGAATCTATAGAAGCAGAAATTGATGTTGATGAATATTTAAGCGACGACGAAGTACCTAATTATAGATTACAGGCCAATAATTACAGTGCAGACGATGATGAGAAAAGTGTGCCTTACGCTTCGGGAACTTCGTTTACCCAATATCTAACCACGCAATTAAGCACCCTTAGATTTGATGAAACCGAAGAACAAATCGCCGCGTTTTTGGTAGGAAGTGTGGATGAAAGTGGATATTTAAGAAGAGAATTACAGGATGTGGTAGACGACCTGGCTTTTACCCAGAATATTTATACCGATGAAGCTGCGGTAGAGAAGGTATTGAAGAAGGTCCAGGAGCTTGATCCAGCTGGTGTAGGCGCAAGATCGCTTCAGGAATGCCTACTTATTCAACTAAGACGAAAGGAGCCTACAAAAGGCGTAGAATTGGCTGAAGATATCCTGGATAGATCTTTCGATCAATTCAGTAAAAAACATTACACCAAAATTCTTTCGAGACACGATATTTCTGAAGATGAATTGCGTGAGGCTATAGATGTTATTGAACATCTAAACCCTAAACCGGGCGGTTCTTATTCCGGTAATACCAGGATGGTAGAACACGTAATTCCAGATTTTACCATAAAAATTGTAGACGGGGATTTAGAGCTTAGTCTGAACGGAAGAAATGCCCCACAAATGCACGTTTCTCGTGATTATAGCGATATGCTTAAGGGCTATAAAGAATCTAAGGAAAAAACAAAAGCGCAGAAAGATGCGGTGATGTTTATTAAACAGAAACTGGATGCGGCAAAGTGGTTTATTGAAGCCATACAACAAAGACAACAAACCTTAATGGTAACGATGAGTTCTATTATGAACTATCAAAAAGAATTCTTCCTTACCGGCGACGAACGGAACTTACGCCCAATGATTTTAAAAGATATCGCCGATGAAATTGAAATGGATGTTTCTACCGTCTCCAGGGTTGCTAACAGCAAATATGTAGATACCCCCTACGGGACTAAACTCATAAAAGAATTCTTCTCTGAATCTATGAAAAACGATCAGGGGGAAGATGTTTCTACCCGGGAGATCAAAAAGATCCTGGAAATGTCTATTGAGGAAGAAGATAAGCGTAAACCACTTACCGATGAGAAGCTCGCCAAGGTTTTAAAAGACAAAGGTTATCCCATTGCGAGGCGTACCGTGGCAAAATACAGGGAGCAGTTAGATATTTCGGTTGCAAGATTGCGAAAAGAGATTTAATGAAATTCCTTTTAAAAAGCGCCTCCTTTATATTTCATCCGCTTTGGATACCGCTGGCAGGGAGTTTACTTTATTTTTTATTTACACCGCGATTCTTCCCTCCGGGTGTAATACAAGCTAAACTTCTCGCCATTGCAATTTTAACCGTATTTATTCCCGTGGTATTTTACTTTTTACTCAAAAACCTGGGAAAGGCTCAATCCATATTTTTAGAAGATGTACGTGAGCGTAGATGGCCTTTGCTTTTCTTTGCCATTTTAGTAACCATGGTGCTAAATCAAATTCTAAATGCCTATAACTATGCCGCCCTTTATTACTTTTTTGTAGGCATTCTTTTTTCAACTTTACTGGCATTTACGGTGGTCATGTTTCGTTTAAAAGCCAGTTTACATATAATGGCACTTAGCGGACTTATAATATTTATGATAGGGGTTAGCTTAAACTTTCAATTAAATTTAACCTATACTATTAGCTTTTTAATTCTTGCGCTGGGTATCACCGCATCATCGAGGCTTTATTATAAAGCGCATACGTTTAATGAACTTCTGCTTGGTTTATTTTGCGGAGTAATTCCGCAAGCTTTTGTTTTATACTTCTGGTTATAGAATATAAAACATAAGACCAACCCTAAATACCGAAATATCTATAGTCTCTTCGTTTAAACGAGCGTCGGGAAATAGTGAATTAAGACTGTAATAAATATGAAAATTGAAGGTATTATATCCAAAAGTAAAAGTTGCCCCCATACGAAAACGGTCTAATTCGGGCACATCGGTTTGAACAACCTGGTTCTCGGGTTGAATAAAATTACTTTTAAAGTGATAGATATAACCTAATTTTAATCCGGTATAAATTCTCCAGAACTTATAGGTTTCGGGAGTAGAAGTACGCCAGCGAAACTCCAACGGCGCTTCAATTAGCTGGGCAGTAAAGCGGTTAGTACTATAATCAATATCTCGCGTTAGATTTCTAAAAATAGTTTCTCCACTCTCATCTTCGCCAATAAACAAATTGTGGCTATAGCTATTTAAAGACCAACCTAAACCTGCTGCAATAGCGATATTTCGACGTTTATTTATGGGGAAATCTCTTGTGAAACCGACGTGAATTCCTCCAGAAAAACCAGATTGGGAAATTGACTCAGGTTTATTTCCTATGAGATTAAAAGTTAGCCCCACGTAGAATTGATCTTCACGGTACAAACTATCGATAATCGACGGTACGGAGTCTGGAATGCTTTCTAATCTATTCCCTTCTTCAGTTTGGGCCAATAATGGCGTACTAAAAAGTATAAAGAAGAAAACAAGGTAGCATATTCTATTCATTTTAAACTACAGGTATATTGAGTTTAAAGATAAAAAAACATCCTGCCAAATATTTAAATTTAGACAGGATGTTTATACAGTTTTGAAAAAATACCTATTGGTAATTATTGCATGTTTTGCAGGGCGTCACCTTCTTTGGTGGTATAGTTAATTTTAAGAGCTTCAGCTTTTCTTAATTCTTGTTTGATATCTGAAACTAATCCCATATTTGTTTCTTCATCTACCTTAAGGGCAGTTGTAAGATATGGTATTAACTCTTCACGCTTAGTTTCCCTTTCAGCAAAAATAAATTGTTGTACTTCGCCAACACTGGCAAACTTATCGTTTAACTGAATTCTTGCTTCACTACCAAATCTTTCCTGGTAGCGTGGGCTGGGTTTACCGGCGTAAATATACATTACGAGGTCTTTCTTATCAAGTTTTTCAACCTGATCGGCGAATGGCAGTTTATTTTCAACCATTAACGTATTCTGACGCATCACGGTAACAACCATAAAGAAGAACAGTAACATAAATACAATATCTGGTAAAGATGCTGTACTTATGGCTGGTTGCCCTTCGCTTTTTTTCTTTTTGAATTTAGACATAATAAAGTCTTAAATTTAAGTTTTATATTAAGGTTATTAACTCGTAGGTTCTGCTTCAGAAAGCTTTTGAGGAATCATATCTTTAATCAATTCAATTCTCTCCTTTAAAGTTTCTTTAGCGCCTTCACTAGTACGCGAATCATTATACTTAGCTTCCATCTCTGTATAGCTTGTACCAAACAAACGCTGGGCTTCCCTATCTCTAAGTTGGTTATAAGCCGCTACAAGTTCGTTTTGTACTGCGATATAAGTTCCATACTCTGTTCCCCTGTTATTTACCAATGAAATAATAGCTTTCGTTGGGTTAACAGAAGAAGCTGGATCTTCGGCTCCCTGGCAGAAATCACAAGCTTCATCGCCTGTTCCTCCTCCATTGTCAAGAAATTCTACAGCTGCCTGTCTTAATTCCTCAATCTCCATCTCCTCATCTTCTACAAGTAACTGGTTATTTGCATTAACCAATACCTGGAAGATGTTCCGCTCTTTAATTATTGGCGGATCCTGTTCTTCTGGCTGCCATTCCGGCAACTTCCTGCTAATTCCGCTATCTGTCTCAATGGTTGTTG is a window of Salegentibacter salegens DNA encoding:
- the rpoN gene encoding RNA polymerase factor sigma-54, producing the protein MLKQQLNLKLSQKLSPQQIQLMKLIQLPTQAFEQRIKQELEENPALEDGKVETKDEYEEYEDDYSDGEREDEGTESIEAEIDVDEYLSDDEVPNYRLQANNYSADDDEKSVPYASGTSFTQYLTTQLSTLRFDETEEQIAAFLVGSVDESGYLRRELQDVVDDLAFTQNIYTDEAAVEKVLKKVQELDPAGVGARSLQECLLIQLRRKEPTKGVELAEDILDRSFDQFSKKHYTKILSRHDISEDELREAIDVIEHLNPKPGGSYSGNTRMVEHVIPDFTIKIVDGDLELSLNGRNAPQMHVSRDYSDMLKGYKESKEKTKAQKDAVMFIKQKLDAAKWFIEAIQQRQQTLMVTMSSIMNYQKEFFLTGDERNLRPMILKDIADEIEMDVSTVSRVANSKYVDTPYGTKLIKEFFSESMKNDQGEDVSTREIKKILEMSIEEEDKRKPLTDEKLAKVLKDKGYPIARRTVAKYREQLDISVARLRKEI
- a CDS encoding porin family protein — its product is MNRICYLVFFFILFSTPLLAQTEEGNRLESIPDSVPSIIDSLYREDQFYVGLTFNLIGNKPESISQSGFSGGIHVGFTRDFPINKRRNIAIAAGLGWSLNSYSHNLFIGEDESGETIFRNLTRDIDYSTNRFTAQLIEAPLEFRWRTSTPETYKFWRIYTGLKLGYIYHFKSNFIQPENQVVQTDVPELDRFRMGATFTFGYNTFNFHIYYSLNSLFPDARLNEETIDISVFRVGLMFYIL
- a CDS encoding ExbD/TolR family protein; translated protein: MAKRAAPEVNAGSMADIAFLLLIFFLVTTTIETDSGISRKLPEWQPEEQDPPIIKERNIFQVLVNANNQLLVEDEEMEIEELRQAAVEFLDNGGGTGDEACDFCQGAEDPASSVNPTKAIISLVNNRGTEYGTYIAVQNELVAAYNQLRDREAQRLFGTSYTEMEAKYNDSRTSEGAKETLKERIELIKDMIPQKLSEAEPTS
- a CDS encoding ExbD/TolR family protein, which gives rise to MSKFKKKKSEGQPAISTASLPDIVFMLLFFFMVVTVMRQNTLMVENKLPFADQVEKLDKKDLVMYIYAGKPSPRYQERFGSEARIQLNDKFASVGEVQQFIFAERETKREELIPYLTTALKVDEETNMGLVSDIKQELRKAEALKINYTTKEGDALQNMQ